The Carassius carassius chromosome 16, fCarCar2.1, whole genome shotgun sequence genome window below encodes:
- the LOC132160020 gene encoding CD276 antigen homolog translates to MIYFSLFCFHSCWFICVFAGLIHKVSLQVTVEGFICGSVLLPCSSAQHDLKLQDTEVHWRDRNDKIVYNIIKGKHSVEGQKTQYKNRVETFSNENLRANFSIKLTSLSHADAGKYICFITNSSDYQPRTVELIINESTAEKGNGSRDKENQREDS, encoded by the exons ATGATCTacttttctttgttctgtttccACAGTTGCTGGTTCATCTGTGTTTTTGCAGGGCTCATACATAAag TGTCTCTGCAGGTCACAGTAGAGGGTTTCATCTGTGGTTCTGTTCTCCTGCCGTGTTCTTCAGCTCAACATGACCTGAAACTTCAAGACACTGAAGTCCACTGGAGAGACAGAAATGACAAAATCGTGTACAATATAATTAAGGGCAAACATTCAGTAGAAGGACAAAAGACACAGTACAAGAACAGAGTTGAAACTTTTTCTAATGAGAATCTGAGAGCAAACTTCTCCATCAAACTTACTTCTCTCTCTCACGCTGATGCAGGAAAATACATCTGTTTCATCACAAACTCATCTGATTATCAACCGAGGACTGTAGAGCTGATCATCAACG AGTCAACAGCAGAAAAAGGAAATGGATCAAGAGACAAAGAAAACCAAAGAGAAGATTCATGA